From one Solanum stenotomum isolate F172 chromosome 12, ASM1918654v1, whole genome shotgun sequence genomic stretch:
- the LOC125848038 gene encoding protein argonaute 2-like isoform X2 produces MGLPPQQWGNQPRGSGQYQIRGAPQTQPGQNYPVNQNPGRGGGTWVNQPVQRGGGRSAWSRPQQQGSGVPNTAWARPPPQQLQQQGSGSGVATAWARPPPQRSQEHGGGNQQQQVVDRPPPQSSDPAQVDLGSLKITDQSPSSPPKSYKEKRVPIARPDTGKIAVKSIRLLANHFPVRFNPQTTIMHYDVDIQQKADGNRPVKKLTNKSVLHMIREKLCADDPTRFPIDKTAYDGKKNIFSAVQLPTGCFAVNWSDGEDVKLRSYDITIKLVAELKLCKLKEYLSGSLSHIPRDILQGMELVMKENPTRCRTSVGRCFYSNEHLADHDFRFGVAAYRGFQQSLKPTSGGLALCLDYSVLALRKPMPVLDFLKEYLGESNENTFRNNIRAAKGALVGLKVRVIHRRTSQKFLIKQLTDCKTREITFPLEDPEGKDPPRDVFLVDYFRDKYQREIRFKDFPSLDIGKGNKKNYVPMEFCVLVEGQRYPKEDLDKDTALFLKNISLARPQERREAICEMVRAEDGPCGDITRNFEIGVDRNMTRVPGRILPPPDLKLGGQSRLPVNDKCQWNLVGKSVVEGKALQRWALIDFSSQDRKPFFRLRVDEFVFRLKDRCRKLSINMEEPTVVHFTDMNELSAVGKVENLLKGVVDEADRKIKGKLQMIVCVMTSKHNGYKYLKWVSETKIGVVTQCCLSPNANKGQDQYLANLCMKINAKLGGSNMELMDRLPNFGSEDNVMFIGADVNHPAAKNVTCPSIAAVVATVNWPAANRYAARVCPQEHRTDKILEFGKMCKDLVDTYAKLNSVKPNKIVVFRDGVSESQFDMVLNEELKDLVKAIYTKVISINQQSLLLWLRRDTIRDYFLRRKMCFRELLWIHRSFIHLILTSIFAATLDSWVLARQLTIMFYMMRMASVLTAYKSLYTTCASLLRGALNLFHLFHQFTMQTLLLTGDGCSKRCLWR; encoded by the exons ATGGGTCTGCCTCCACAGCAATGGGGGAATCAGCCAAGGGGATCGGGTCAGTACCAGATTCGCGGGGCTCCGCAAACTCAGCCGGGTCAAAACTATCCGGTTAATCAGAATCCGGGTCGTGGTGGTGGTACTTGGGTCAACCAACCGGTCCAACGCGGTGGTGGGCGTAGCGCTTGGTCACGGCCACAACAGCAGGGTAGTGGCGTTCCAAACACTGCTTGGGCCCGACCACCACCGCAGCAGCTACAGCAACAGGGTAGTGGCAGCGGAGTTGCTACTGCTTGGGCTCGGCCACCGCCGCAGAGGAGTCAGGAACATGGTGGTGGAAATCAGCAGCAGCAGGTTGTAGATCGTCCTCCTCCTCAATCTTCTG ATCCTGCTCAAGTTGATCTGGGGTCCCTGAAAATTACAGATCAGAGTCCATCATCTCCTCCAAAAAGTTACAAGGAAAAACGTGTACCTATTGCACGACCTGATACTGGAAAAATTGCCGTCAAGTCAATTAGGCTGCTTGCTAATCATTTTCCTGTTAGATTTAATCCCCAGACTACCATTATGCATTATGATGTGGATATTCAACAGAAGGCTGATGGGAATCGGCCTGTGAAGAAGCTAACAAACAAGTCTGTTCTCCATATGATAAGAGAAAAGTTGTGTGCGGATGACCCTACTCGATTTCCCATAGATAAAACTGCATATGACGGtaagaagaacattttcagTGCTGTTCAACTTCCTACTGGGTGTTTTGCTGTGAACTGGTCTGACGGGGAAGATGTTAAGTTACGCTCTTATGACATTACCATCAAGCTTGTTGCTGAATTAAAACTTTGCAAGTTGAAAGAATATTTGAGTGGAAGCCTATCACATATTCCTCGTGATATACTACAAGGAATGGAATTGGTTATGAAAGAAAATCCTACTAGGTGCAGGACTTCTGTAGGTCGTTGTTTCTACTCTAATGAGCACCTGGCTGACCATGACTTTCGTTTTGGTGTTGCTGCATATAGAGGTTTTCAGCAGAGCCTAAAGCCTACATCTGGAGGGCTTGCGTTGTGCTTAGATTACTCAGTCTTGGCACTCCGGAAACCAATGCCAGTGCTAGATTTTCTGAAGGAATATTTAGGAGAATCTAACGAAAATACTTTCAGGAACAACATTCGAGCTGCAAAGGGTGCATTGGTTGGTTTGAAAGTCAGGGTAATTCATCGTCGTACAAGCCAGAAGTTTCTTATTAAGCAGCTAACTGACTGCAAGACTCGTGAAATTACTTTTCCCCTTGAAGATCCAGAAGGCAAAGATCCCCCAAGGGATGTTTTTCTTGTTGACTACTTCAGGGATAAATATCAGCGGGAGATTAGGTTCAAGGATTTTCCTTCATTAGATATTGGAAAAGGTAATAAGAAAAACTATGTCCCGATGGAATTCTGTGTCTTGGTTGAGGGACAACGGTATCCTAAGGAGGATTTGGATAAGGATACTGCCTTGTTTTTGAAGAACATATCACTAGCTCGACCCCAAGAGAGAAGGGAGGCAATTTGTGAAATGGTACGGGCTGAAGATGGGCCGTGCGG GGATATCACCCGTAATTTTGAGATTGGAGTTGATAGGAACATGACCCGTGTTCCGGGTCGTATTCTTCCTCCCCCTGATTTGAAGCTAGGCGGTCAAAGTCGACTTCCTGTGAATGATAAATGCCAGTGGAATCTTGTTGGGAAATCTGTGGTGGAAGGCAAGGCGCTTCAACGATGGGCTTTGATAGATTTTAGCTCTCAGGATCGCAAACCCTTCTTTAGGCTACGAGTTGATGAATTTGTCTTCAGATTGAAAGATCGGTGCAGAAAATTGAGTATTAATATGGAAGAACCTACTGTAGTACATTTTACTGACATGAATGAACTCTCTGCAGTTGGCAAGGTTGAAAATCTCCTCAAAGGTGTGGTTGATGAAGCTGACCGGAAAATCAAGGGTAAACTTCAAATGATAGTTTGTGTTATGACATCAAAGCATAATGGGTACAAATATCTTAAATGGGTATCTGAGACAAAAATTGGCGTAGTAACCCAGTGTTGCTTGTCTCCTAATGCCAACAAGGGACAGGATCAATATCTTGCAAACCTCTGTATGAAGATAAATGCAAAACTTGGGGGCAGCAATATGGAACTTATGGATAGACTCCCTAATTTTGGAAGTGAAGACAATGTCATGTTCATTGGAGCTGATGTTAATCATCCTGCTGCAAAGAATGTGACATGTCCATCCATAGCAGCTGTTGTTGCCACCGTCAACTGGCCAGCTGCTAATAGATATGCTGCTAGAGTTTGTCCTCAG GAACACAGGACTGATAAGATTCTAGAGTTTGGAAAAATGTGTAAAGACCTAGTTGATACTTATGCGAAACTCAACTCGGTTAAACCAAACAAAATTGTTGTTTTCCGTGATGGTGTGAGTGAGAGTCAGTTTGATATGGTACTCAACGAAGAGTTGAAGGATTTGGTAAAAGCTATATATACGAAAGTAATAAGTATCAACCAGCAATCACTCTTGTTGTGGCTCAGAAGAGACACCATACGCGACTATTTCCTAAGGAGGAAAATGTGCTTCCGGGAACTGTTGTGGATACACAGATCGTTCATCCATCTGATTTTGACTTCTATCTTTGCAGCCACTTTGGACAGTTGGGTACTAGCAAGGCAACTCACTATCATGTTCTACATGATGAGAATGGCTTCAGTTCTGACCGCTTACAAAAGCTTATATACAACATGTGCTTCACTTTTGCGCGGTGCGCTAAACCTGTTTCACTTGTTCCACCAGTTTACTATGCAGACCTTGTTGCTTACAGGGGACGGATGTTCCAAGAG GTGCTTATGGAGATGA
- the LOC125848038 gene encoding protein argonaute 2-like isoform X1 gives MDRGNYRRGGGDDNAGRGGGNRGRGRGRGGGRGEPQIGGGRGELLVGGWPQMGLPPQQWGNQPRGSGQYQIRGAPQTQPGQNYPVNQNPGRGGGTWVNQPVQRGGGRSAWSRPQQQGSGVPNTAWARPPPQQLQQQGSGSGVATAWARPPPQRSQEHGGGNQQQQVVDRPPPQSSDPAQVDLGSLKITDQSPSSPPKSYKEKRVPIARPDTGKIAVKSIRLLANHFPVRFNPQTTIMHYDVDIQQKADGNRPVKKLTNKSVLHMIREKLCADDPTRFPIDKTAYDGKKNIFSAVQLPTGCFAVNWSDGEDVKLRSYDITIKLVAELKLCKLKEYLSGSLSHIPRDILQGMELVMKENPTRCRTSVGRCFYSNEHLADHDFRFGVAAYRGFQQSLKPTSGGLALCLDYSVLALRKPMPVLDFLKEYLGESNENTFRNNIRAAKGALVGLKVRVIHRRTSQKFLIKQLTDCKTREITFPLEDPEGKDPPRDVFLVDYFRDKYQREIRFKDFPSLDIGKGNKKNYVPMEFCVLVEGQRYPKEDLDKDTALFLKNISLARPQERREAICEMVRAEDGPCGDITRNFEIGVDRNMTRVPGRILPPPDLKLGGQSRLPVNDKCQWNLVGKSVVEGKALQRWALIDFSSQDRKPFFRLRVDEFVFRLKDRCRKLSINMEEPTVVHFTDMNELSAVGKVENLLKGVVDEADRKIKGKLQMIVCVMTSKHNGYKYLKWVSETKIGVVTQCCLSPNANKGQDQYLANLCMKINAKLGGSNMELMDRLPNFGSEDNVMFIGADVNHPAAKNVTCPSIAAVVATVNWPAANRYAARVCPQVHRTEKILNFGSMCADLVNTYARLNSVKPNRIVVFRDGVSEGQFDMVLNEELVDLAKAIYDSNYQPAITLVVAQKRHHTRLFPEGGPANVPPGTVVDTIIVHPSDFDFYLCSHFGGLGTSKPTHYHVLWDDNGFNSDRLQKLIYNMCFTFARCTKPVSLVPPVYYADLVAYRGRMFQEVLMEMNSPRSTTSSSPTASFQQRFYDLHPDLQNIMFFV, from the exons ATGGACCGTGGGAACTACCGACGTGGTGGCGGTGATGATAACGCCGGCAGAGGTGGGGGTAATCGTGGTCGTGGTCGTGGTCGTGGTGGTGGAAGGGGTGAGCCTCAGATCGGAGGTGGAAGGGGTGAGCTCCTGGTCGGTGGTTGGCCCCAAATGGGTCTGCCTCCACAGCAATGGGGGAATCAGCCAAGGGGATCGGGTCAGTACCAGATTCGCGGGGCTCCGCAAACTCAGCCGGGTCAAAACTATCCGGTTAATCAGAATCCGGGTCGTGGTGGTGGTACTTGGGTCAACCAACCGGTCCAACGCGGTGGTGGGCGTAGCGCTTGGTCACGGCCACAACAGCAGGGTAGTGGCGTTCCAAACACTGCTTGGGCCCGACCACCACCGCAGCAGCTACAGCAACAGGGTAGTGGCAGCGGAGTTGCTACTGCTTGGGCTCGGCCACCGCCGCAGAGGAGTCAGGAACATGGTGGTGGAAATCAGCAGCAGCAGGTTGTAGATCGTCCTCCTCCTCAATCTTCTG ATCCTGCTCAAGTTGATCTGGGGTCCCTGAAAATTACAGATCAGAGTCCATCATCTCCTCCAAAAAGTTACAAGGAAAAACGTGTACCTATTGCACGACCTGATACTGGAAAAATTGCCGTCAAGTCAATTAGGCTGCTTGCTAATCATTTTCCTGTTAGATTTAATCCCCAGACTACCATTATGCATTATGATGTGGATATTCAACAGAAGGCTGATGGGAATCGGCCTGTGAAGAAGCTAACAAACAAGTCTGTTCTCCATATGATAAGAGAAAAGTTGTGTGCGGATGACCCTACTCGATTTCCCATAGATAAAACTGCATATGACGGtaagaagaacattttcagTGCTGTTCAACTTCCTACTGGGTGTTTTGCTGTGAACTGGTCTGACGGGGAAGATGTTAAGTTACGCTCTTATGACATTACCATCAAGCTTGTTGCTGAATTAAAACTTTGCAAGTTGAAAGAATATTTGAGTGGAAGCCTATCACATATTCCTCGTGATATACTACAAGGAATGGAATTGGTTATGAAAGAAAATCCTACTAGGTGCAGGACTTCTGTAGGTCGTTGTTTCTACTCTAATGAGCACCTGGCTGACCATGACTTTCGTTTTGGTGTTGCTGCATATAGAGGTTTTCAGCAGAGCCTAAAGCCTACATCTGGAGGGCTTGCGTTGTGCTTAGATTACTCAGTCTTGGCACTCCGGAAACCAATGCCAGTGCTAGATTTTCTGAAGGAATATTTAGGAGAATCTAACGAAAATACTTTCAGGAACAACATTCGAGCTGCAAAGGGTGCATTGGTTGGTTTGAAAGTCAGGGTAATTCATCGTCGTACAAGCCAGAAGTTTCTTATTAAGCAGCTAACTGACTGCAAGACTCGTGAAATTACTTTTCCCCTTGAAGATCCAGAAGGCAAAGATCCCCCAAGGGATGTTTTTCTTGTTGACTACTTCAGGGATAAATATCAGCGGGAGATTAGGTTCAAGGATTTTCCTTCATTAGATATTGGAAAAGGTAATAAGAAAAACTATGTCCCGATGGAATTCTGTGTCTTGGTTGAGGGACAACGGTATCCTAAGGAGGATTTGGATAAGGATACTGCCTTGTTTTTGAAGAACATATCACTAGCTCGACCCCAAGAGAGAAGGGAGGCAATTTGTGAAATGGTACGGGCTGAAGATGGGCCGTGCGG GGATATCACCCGTAATTTTGAGATTGGAGTTGATAGGAACATGACCCGTGTTCCGGGTCGTATTCTTCCTCCCCCTGATTTGAAGCTAGGCGGTCAAAGTCGACTTCCTGTGAATGATAAATGCCAGTGGAATCTTGTTGGGAAATCTGTGGTGGAAGGCAAGGCGCTTCAACGATGGGCTTTGATAGATTTTAGCTCTCAGGATCGCAAACCCTTCTTTAGGCTACGAGTTGATGAATTTGTCTTCAGATTGAAAGATCGGTGCAGAAAATTGAGTATTAATATGGAAGAACCTACTGTAGTACATTTTACTGACATGAATGAACTCTCTGCAGTTGGCAAGGTTGAAAATCTCCTCAAAGGTGTGGTTGATGAAGCTGACCGGAAAATCAAGGGTAAACTTCAAATGATAGTTTGTGTTATGACATCAAAGCATAATGGGTACAAATATCTTAAATGGGTATCTGAGACAAAAATTGGCGTAGTAACCCAGTGTTGCTTGTCTCCTAATGCCAACAAGGGACAGGATCAATATCTTGCAAACCTCTGTATGAAGATAAATGCAAAACTTGGGGGCAGCAATATGGAACTTATGGATAGACTCCCTAATTTTGGAAGTGAAGACAATGTCATGTTCATTGGAGCTGATGTTAATCATCCTGCTGCAAAGAATGTGACATGTCCATCCATAGCAGCTGTTGTTGCCACCGTCAACTGGCCAGCTGCTAATAGATATGCTGCTAGAGTTTGTCCTCAGGTCCACAGGACTGAGAAGATTCTAAATTTTGGAAGCATGTGTGCAGACCTAGTAAATACTTATGCTCGGCTCAACTCGGTTAAACCAAACAGAATTGTTGTTTTCCGTGATGGTGTGAGTGAGGGTCAGTTTGATATGGTACTCAATGAAGAGTTGGTTGATTTGGCGAAGGCTATATACGACAGTAACTATCAACCAGCAATCACTCTTGTTGTGGCTCAGAAGAGACACCATACACGATTATTTCCTGAGGGTGGCCCTGCCAATGTGCCTCCTGGTACTGTTGTGGATACAATAATTGTTCATCCATCTGATTTTGACTTCTACCTTTGCAGCCACTTTGGAGGGTTGGGTACCAGCAAGCCAACTCACTATCATGTTCTATGGGATGATAATGGTTTCAATTCTGACCGCTTACAGAAGCTTATATACAACATGTGCTTCACTTTTGCGCGGTGCACTAAACCGGTTTCACTTGTTCCACCAGTTTACTATGCAGACCTTGTTGCTTACAGGGGACGGATGTTCCAAGAGGTGCTTATGGAGATGAACTCTCCTAGGTCTAcaacttcatcttctccaaCTGCCTCATTTCAACAAAGATTTTATGATTTGCACCCTGATTTGCAGAACATAATGTTTTTCGTCTGA
- the LOC125848040 gene encoding protein argonaute 2-like codes for MDRGNYQRGGGDNTGRGRGNRGRGGRGGPQMGSFQPPQQWGNQPRGSGQYQFRGAPHNHPGRGGTWVNQPVQRGGPAWSRPPQQGSGVPSTAWARPPPQQPHQQGSGGGVATAWARPPPQKSQELGGGNQQQQVVDRPVPQSSDVVQVDLGSLKITEPSSSSLPESYKEKRVPVARPDTGNIAVKSITLLANHFPVKFNLQTIIMYYDVDIQQQADENRPAKKLTNKFVLHMIREKLCADKPAEFPRDKTVYDGKKNIFSAVQLPTGCFTVNWSDGDDAMEHSYDVIIKLVAELQLWRLNEYMSGNLTHIPRDILQGMDLVMKENPSRKRISVGRCFYSMNDKKDIGYGAAAHEGFQQSLKPTAGGLALCFDYSILALRKPISVLDYLRQCLQKPNEVTFMNNHQTAQLALKGLKVTVIHRRTSQKFLIKQLTDRKTSEITFPLEDPEGKNPPRDVLLVEYFRDKYQQEIQFKDFPSLDIGKGNKKNYVPMEFCVLVEGQPYRKEGLYMSLARPQQRRDAICKMVEAEDGPCGRFTSNFEIEVDSKMTSVLGRILPPPDLKLGSESRHHVNDKCQWNLVGKSVVEGKEIQRWALINLSHKNHRDLKRQVDVFVGQLKDRNLKLGIKMEEPAVKHFRHMDELWTVGTVEKLLNDVVNEAGQKNKGELQMIVCVMASKDNGYKYLKWVSETKIGIVTQCCLSSNAYNNAKDQFLANLCLKINAKLGGSNMELMERLPNFGSEDNVMFIGADVNHPTGRDPDKYPSIAAVVATINWPAANKYAARVRPQKHRTEKILEFGSMCADLVNTYARLNSVKPNKIVVFRDGVSEGQFDMVLNEELNDLVEAIYDSNKYKPEITLVVAQKRHHTRLFPKEGNVPPGTVVDTQIVHPFDFDFYLCSHFGQLGTSKATHYYVLWDDNGFNSDSLQKLIYNLCFTFARCTKPVSLVPPVYYADLVAYRGRMFQEVLMEMNAPSSTTSSVSFEQSFYKMHKDLQNIMFFV; via the exons ATGGACCGTGGAAACTACCAACGTGGTGGCGGCGATAACACCGGCAGGGGTAGAGGTAACCGTGGTCGTGGTGGAAGGGGTGGGCCCCAAATGGGTTCATTTCAGCCTCCACAGCAATGGGGGAATCAGCCAAGGGGATCGGGTCAATATCAGTTTCGTGGAGCTCCGCATAATCATCCGGGTCGTGGTGGTACTTGGGTCAACCAACCGGTTCAACGCGGTGGTCCTGCTTGGTCACGACCACCACAGCAGGGTAGTGGCGTCCCTAGCACTGCTTGGGCCCGACCTCCACCGCAGCAGCCACATCAACAGGGTAGTGGCGGTGGAGTAGCTACTGCTTGGGCCCGACCACCGCCGCAGAAGAGTCAGGAACTTGGTGGTGGAAATCAGCAGCAGCAAGTTGTGGATCGTCCTGTTCCTCAATCTTCTG ATGTTGTTCAAGTTGATCTGGGGTCCCTGAAAATTACAGAACCAAGTTCATCATCCCTTCCAGAAAGTTACAAGGAAAAACGTGTACCTGTCGCACGACCTGATACTGGAAATATTGCTGTCAAGTCAATTACGCTGCTTGCTAATCATTTTCCTGTTAAATTTAATCTCCAGACTATCATTATGTATTATGATGTGGATATTCAACAGCAGGCCGATGAGAATCGGCCTGCGAAGAAGTTAACAAACAAGTTTGTTCTCCATATGATAAGAGAAAAGTTGTGTGCGGATAAGCCTGCTGAATTTCCTAGAGATAAAACTGTATATGACGGtaagaagaacattttcagTGCTGTTCAACTTCCTACTGGGTGTTTCACTGTGAACTGGTCTGACGGGGATGATGCTATGGAACACTCTTATGACGTTATCATCAAGCTTGTTGCTGAATTACAGCTTTGGAGGCTGAATGAATATATGAGTGGAAACCTTACGCATATTCCTCGTGATATACTACAAGGAATGGATTTGGTTATGAAAGAAAATCCTTCTAGGAAAAGGATTTCTGTAGGTCGTTGTTTCTACTCTATGAATGATAAAAAAGACATTGGTTACGGGGCTGCTGCACATGAAGGTTTTCAGCAGAGCCTAAAGCCTACAGCAGGAGGGCTGGCGTTGTGCTTCGATTACTCAATCTTGGCACTCCGGAAACCAATTTCAGTGCTAGACTATCTGAGGCAATGTCTTCAAAAACCTAACGAAGTTACTTTCATGAACAACCATCAAACTGCACAACTTGCATTAAAGGGTTTGAAAGTCACAGTAATTCATCGTCGTACAAGCCAGAAGTTTCTTATTAAGCAGCTAACTGATCGCAAAACTAGTGAAATTACTTTTCCCCTTGAAGATCCAGAAGGCAAAAATCCCCCAAGGGACGTTCTTCTTGTTGAATACTTCAGGGATAAATATCAGCAGGAGATTCAGTTCAAGGATTTTCCTTCATTAGATATTGGAAAAGGtaataagaaaaattatgtCCCGATGGAATTCTGTGTCTTGGTTGAGGGGCAACCGTATCGTAAGGAGGGTTTGTATATGTCACTAGCTCGACCCCAACAGAGAAGGGACGCAATTTGTAAAATGGTAGAGGCTGAAGATGGGCCGTGCGG ACGTTTCACCTCTAATTTTGAGATTGAAGTTGATAGCAAGATGACCAGTGTTCTCGGTCGTATTCTTCCTCCCCCTGATTTGAAGCTAGGCAGTGAAAGTCGACATCATGTGAATGATAAATGCCAGTGGAACCTTGTTGGGAAATCTGTGGTGGAAGGCAAGGAGATTCAACGATGGGCTTTGATAAATCTTAGCCATAAGAATCACAGGGACTTGAAGCGACAAGTTGATGTATTTGTTGGCCAATTGAAAGATCGGAATTTAAAGTTGGGTATTAAAATGGAAGAACCTGCCGTAAAACATTTCAGACACATGGATGAACTCTGGACAGTTGGTACGGTTGAAAAACTCCTCAATGATGTAGTTAATGAAGCTGGCCAGAAAAACAAGGGTGAACTTCAAATGATAGTTTGTGTTATGGCATCAAAGGATAATGGATACAAATATCTTAAATGGGTCTCAGAGACCAAAATTGGCATTGTAACCCAGTGTTGCTTGTCTTCTAATGCCTACAACAATGCAAAGGATCAATTTCTTGCAAACCTCTGTTTGAAGATTAACGCAAAACTTGGAGGCAGCAATATGGAACTTATGGAAAGACTCCCTAATTTCGGAAGTGAAGACAATGTCATGTTCATTGGAGCTGATGTTAATCATCCTACTGGCAGGGATCCCGACAAATATCCATCCATAGCAGCTGTTGTTGCCACCATCAACTGGCCAGCTGCTAATAAATATGCCGCTAGAGTTCGTCCTCAGAAACACAGGACTGAGAAGATTCTAGAGTTTGGAAGCATGTGTGCAGATCTAGTAAATACTTATGCTCGACTCAACTCGGTTAAACCAAACAAAATTGTTGTTTTCCGTGATGGTGTGAGTGAGGGTCAGTTTGATATGGTACTCAACGAAGAGTTGAATGATTTGGTAGAAGCTATATACGACAGTAATAAGTATAAACCAGAAATCACTCTTGTTGTGGCTCAGAAGAGACACCATACACGACTATTTCCTAAGGAGGGAAATGTCCCTCCGGGTACTGTTGTGGATACACAAATTGTTCATCCTTTTGATTTTGACTTCTATCTTTGCAGCCACTTTGGACAGTTGGGTACTAGTAAGGCAACTCACTATTATGTTCTATGGGATGATAATGGTTTCAATTCTGACAGCTTACAAAAGCTTATATACAACTTGTGCTTCACTTTTGCGCGGTGCACTAAACCTGTCTCACTTGTTCCACCAGTTTATTATGCAGACCTTGTTGCTTACAGGGGACGGATGTTCCAAGAGGTGCTTATGGAGATGAACGCTCCTAGCTCTACAACTTCATCTGTTTCATTTGAACAAAGTTTTTATAAAATGCACAAGGATTTACAGAACATAATGTTTTTCGTCTGA